Proteins from a genomic interval of Plasmodium reichenowi strain SY57 chromosome 13, whole genome shotgun sequence:
- a CDS encoding hypothetical protein (conserved Plasmodium protein, unknown function), with protein MDDVFAIFQKKNKTKKRSSITDNTENKNKRKSLFHLNRKNPRRAHNEDDTFNSYEPLNKLLNEKKINNDLENIVVVDFPPLPLKNTEVCLSFYYIQYLRNQLLYGNQNIQIDENTRMIAEALLDKIENNIYELENKEYSEDKYKNDIKILVYKSIYDRYYKIITTFLTYSDDIPLPSNLYEYTLNNGAYIRSRKNNDFNCRENIHNIYSYLDNVEVGENDLSINDEKIYIDNIDISKATILNKALINIDIDIEYLPLKINSSYYYNNLQYAKLFLNDAVNMSLYDKALGELVVVKALVDIPNVEIEFIEGFDIKEMKAGERQWIPIYIAISLSSYTYVDVEFPFWFYIKNFINIKEQEYKNPNELFDLPSPYFFEICYMFLDQKIFSKATPIETVGQKSYFKYMAKVAGYVEDIKHCREEKIIKHLEEQDVHSNYIYISNLQYSETYLVNLSLYSFWKYDKNLNEKTNTIDFTSYLLEPFIKEENEDNVLMDL; from the exons ATGGATGATGTGTTTGCTATATttcaaaagaaaaacaaaacaaagAAAAGGTCATCAATAACAGATAATacagaaaataaaaataagagaAAGAGTTTATTTCATTTGAATCGTAAGAATCCTAGAAGAGCTCATAATGAAGATGATACGTTCAATTCTTATGAAcctttaaataaattattaaatgagaaaaaaattaataacGATTTGGAAAATATAGTTGTTGTTGATTTTCCTCCTTTACCTTTAAAGAATACAGAAGTATGTTTgtctttttattatattcaataTTTACGAAATCAACTTTTATATGGaaatcaaaatatacaaattgATGAAAATACAAGAATGATAGCAGAAGCATTATTAgataaaatagaaaataatatatatgaattagAGAACAAGGAATATTCTGAAGATAAGTATAAGAATGATATAAAGATACTTGTGTATAAATCTATATATGAtagatattataaaataattactACGTTTCTTACTTATTCAGATGATATTCCTTTACCTagtaatttatatgaatatacaTTAAATAATGGAGCATATATAAGAtcaagaaaaaataatgattttAATTGTAGagaaaatattcataatatatattcttatttagATAATGTAGAAGTAGGAGAAAATGATTTATCTAttaatgatgaaaaaatatatattgataatattgatataaGTAAAGCTActatattaaataaagcATTAATAAACATTGATATAGATATTGAATATCTACCTCTCAAAATTAAttcttcttattattacaataatttacaatatgctaaattatttttaaatgatgCTGTAAATATGTCTTTATATGATAAAGCACTTGGAGAATTGGTTGTTGTGAAAGCTTTAGTTGATATACCCAACGTAGAAATAGAATTTATTGAA GGATTTGATATCAAAGAAATGAAAGCTGGGGAAAGACAGTGGATTCCAATTTACATAGCTATTTCTCTTTCATCTTATACTTATGTAGATGTAGAATTCCCCTTTTGgttttatataaagaattttataaatataaaagaacaagaatataaaaaccCTAACGAATTATTTGACTTGCCTTCaccttatttttttgaaatttGCTATATGTTTCTTGATCAAAAGATTTTTTCTAAAGCTACACCTATAGAAACTGTAGGTCAGAAAAGttattttaaatacatGGCAAAAGTAGCAg GATACGTTGAAGATATTAAACATTGTagagaagaaaaaataataaaacatttaGAAGAGCAAGATGTTCATTccaattatatttatatttctaatTTACAGTATTCAGAAACTTACCTTGTTAATCTCTCCTTATATAGTTTCTGGAAGtatgataaaaatttaaacGAAAAAACAAACACTATTGATTTTACCTCTTATTTATTAGAACCATTTATAAAAGAggaaaatgaagataacGTTCTAATGGATTTATAA
- a CDS encoding merozoite surface protein 7, with the protein MKSNIIFYFSFFFVYLYYVSCNQSTNSTPVNNDEDQEELYIKNKKLEKLKNIVSGDFVGNYKNNEELLNKKIEEVQNSKEKNVHVLINGNSIIDEIEKNEENDDNEENNDDDNTYELDMNDDTFLGQNNDSHFENVDDDSEENEQEDEDKEKSESFPLFQNLGLFGKNVLSKVKAQSETVSQPNNGQEVQTTQRQNVQTSTQVAKSTFEKDPTKKLYNLGDVLNHIVHISNKENKINIINYGEKYPDFKKEYEDFVLNSKEYDIIKNLIIMFGQEDNKSNNGETGILGEAKHMTKIFIKLLDDEKYHQQFKNFIYGVYSYAKQNSHLSEKKIKPENEYKKFLEYSFNLLNTM; encoded by the coding sequence atgaagagtaatatcatattttatttttcttttttttttgtgtacTTATACTATGTTTCGTGTAATCAATCAACTAATAGTACACCAgtaaataatgatgaagatcaagaagaattatatattaaaaataaaaaattggaaaaactaaaaaatatagtaTCAGGAGATTTTGTTggaaattataaaaataatgaagaattattaaataaaaaaatcGAAGAAGTACAAAACagtaaagaaaaaaatgtacatGTATTAATTAATGGAAATTCAATTATTGAtgaaatagaaaaaaatgaagaaaatgatgataacgaagaaaataatgatgatgacAATACATATGAATTAGATATGAATGATGACACATTCTTAGGACAAAATAACGATTCACATTTTGAAAATGTTGATGATGACTCAGAAGAAAATGAACAAGAAGATGAAGATAAGGAAAAATCAGAATCATTTCCATTATTCCAAAATTTAGGATTATTCGGTAAAAACGTGTTATCAAAGGTAAAGGCACAAAGTGAAACAGTTAGTCAACCTAATAATGGACAAGAAGTACAAACAACACAAAGACAAAATGTACAAACATCAACACAAGTAGCAAAATCCACATTTGAAAAAGATCCAACtaagaaattatataatttagGAGATGTTTTGAATCATATAGTTCATATTTCAAACaaagaaaacaaaataaatatcatTAATTATGGTGAAAAATATCCAGATTTCaaaaaagaatatgaaGACTTCGTTTTAAATTCTAAAGAATATGATATAATCAAAAATCTAATAATTATGTTTGGTCAAGAAGATAATAAGAGTAATAATGGAGAAACGGGTATTTTAGGTGAAGCAAAACATATGACtaaaattttcataaaattattagaCGATGAGAAATACCATCaacaatttaaaaattttatttatggTGTTTATAGTTATGCAAAACAAAATAGTCACTTAAgtgagaaaaaaataaaacctgaaaatgaatataaaaaattcttagaatattcatttaatttacTAAACACAatgtaa
- a CDS encoding hypothetical protein (conserved Plasmodium protein, unknown function) — MNDETKVFNKCFKKISNCYTLNKKGEKENPTGNQFVLHNCIQTLLSDPIVVLYTDNNYICTGSLTGKVCLYKITIKENKETNTNISYVYNNNNITDDEKKCINDLNNRDELKKENYSKSTIDDVVISKKELNNHNNINNNNNSEIIKKYHILCMFRNNSIKSIYIDKNNIYICYESCIDVFCVRSYQFIQKINLDVSNNKQVIYYENYILFNNSKSLFIYDITSNFSSYFYKNFLKNIVIFDFNINYLLCYKNNFGKCHIRVLQIFADAQKCEHELIFCVDFSSKFISHGKFLDDEKIIVAKNGKRLIIFDFKKAIDMYRIRKLKKKILDIHKSVENMLFILVENQIFIFNLSTFVFYKTVQLPKGLFYFKWSYFIRYKNRKIIFSSDKGVYYIDYSIEENV; from the exons atgaatgatGAAACTAAAgtatttaataaatgttTTAAGAAAATAAGTAATTGTTATACtctaaataaaaaaggagaaaaagaaaatcCAACAGGAAATCAATTTGTATTACATAATTGTATCCAGACATTATTATCAGACCCTATAGTTGTTTTATATACggataataattatatatgtactg GATCTCTTACAGGGAAAGTTTGtttatacaaaataacaattaaagaaaataaagaaacaaatacaaatatatcatatgtttataataataataatattacagatgatgagaaaaaatgtataaacGATTTGAATAATAGAGACGAATTAAAGAAAGAAAACTATAGCAAATCAACTATAGATGATGTGGTTATAAGTAAAAAGGAACTAAATAATcacaataatataaataataataataatagtgagataattaaaaagtatcatattttatgtatgtttagaaataatagtataaaatcaatatatattgacaagaataatatatatatatgttatgaAAGTTGTATTGATGTTTTTTGTGTAAGATCATATCAATTTATTCAAAAGATTAATTTAGATgtatcaaataataaacaagtaatatattatgagaactatatattatttaataacTCAAAAagtttatttatatatgatataacAAGTAATTTTTCTAgttatttttacaaaaatttcttaaaaaatatagtcatttttgattttaatataaattatttattatgttataaaaataattttggGAAATGTCATATTCGTGTCTTACAAATTTTTGCTGATGCTCAAAAATGTGAACATGAGTTAATTTTTTGTGTAGACTTTTCCTCTAAATTTATAAGTCATGGTAAATTTCtagatgatgaaaaaattatagtAGCAAAAAATGGTAAAAGATTAATCATATTTGATTTTAAAAAAGCTATAGATATGTATCGAATCAGaaaactaaaaaaaaaaatattagaCATACACAAATCCGTAgaaaatatgttatttatattagTAGAAAAtcaaatttttattttcaatttatctacatttgtattttataaaacCGTACAATTACCTAAGGgccttttttattttaagTGGTCCTATTTCATAAGATATAAAAACcgaaaaattattttttcatcgGACAAGGGagtatattatatagatTATTCCATTGAAGAAAATGTTTAA
- a CDS encoding reticulocyte binding protein 7 codes for LSIKQKDIVEEIKEEWNQKLKTEFNQKLHELLKRSMEELSLLKEKELKRIKEIQKELNESIPKRIEEELISRNDDMLKDRKGLENKLETDLTKELNKLIKVNNDIILVNKQVWEEKLQKKFKENLKYQINKKEKEIEKIKEIKEQLNKEIPKMIKSELENENYETLKNKEDSLKIKLELYLITNIDKLVNDKDNIIEENIKVWRKKLEEEFKPKLNKKFLEKENELQSIKEIKEQLNIRIPDMVETTLKEKSIDMLKDGQLEKILENDLINIIHSLVEEKNNIIHENKGEWKEKLEKEFKEKLNDRFKQKQNEIQRIKEIQDVLIEKIPHIIEKEFINETYVSFKAKESTLKNKLETDLITNISNLIHEKNNIIQENVSTWKENLEKQFMLILNNRFIEKEKELQKIKEITDELNELIPQMIETELKEKNADMLKDTNLKNTMEDTLIKKVDTLIGESNIIINENKEQWKKLLKEEFKPKLHSEFDKKEKELQSINEIKQKLNNDIQTIIEEELKDKDEETLRVKEQEHKYNIEASLKKTIDGLTNENNNIIDRNKKTWKTKLEEEYIDLLREKFRERLKQILMTLKEKREKEEEIKRQKAEEERKQQELKLKQEKELERKKIELAEREQHIKSKLESDMVKIIKDELTKEKDEIIKNKDIKLRHSLEQKWLKHLQNILSLKIDSLLNKNDEVIKDNETQLKTNILNSLKNQLYLNLNRELNEIIKEYEESQKKILHSKQRVNDSLEQKTDRLVDIKPTHHGDIYTNKPSDNETEMLITSKEKKDETESTQRSGTDNTNSSESTTGDNTHDRKFSRSKNLSVSVYTAGSIALCVFLFSSIVLLLIKTNNGDNKSNEINEAFEPNDDFLFKEKDEIIEITFNDNDSTI; via the coding sequence ATTAAGCATTAAACAAAAGGATATTGTTGAAGAAATTAAAGAAGAATGGAATCAAAAATTGAAAACAGAATTTAATCAAAAATTACATGAATTATTAAAGAGAAGTATGGAAGAATTATCATTACTCAAAGAAAAAGAGCtgaaaagaataaaagaaatacaaaaagaattaaatgaaTCTATACCAAAGAGAATTGAGGAAGAACTTATAAGTAGAAATGATGATATGTTAAAAGATAGAAAAGGTTTGGAGAATAAATTAGAAACCGATTTAACAAAAGAACTGAATAAATTAATCAAAgtaaataatgatattatattagTAAATAAGCAAGTATGGGAAGAAAAATtgcaaaaaaaatttaaagaaaatttaaaatatcaaataaacaaaaaagaaaaggaaattgaaaaaattaaagaaataaaagaacaattaaataaagaaattcCAAAAATGATAAAGAGTGAATTggaaaatgaaaattatgaaacattaaaaaataaagaagatTCATTGAAGATAAAATTAGAATTATATTTGATAACAAATATTGATAAATTAGTAAATGATAAGGATAACATaatagaagaaaatattaaggtatggagaaaaaaattagaagaagaatttaaaccaaaattaaataagaaattccttgaaaaagaaaatgaattgcaaagtataaaagaaataaaagaacAATTAAACATACGTATTCCTGATATGGTTGAAACAACATTAAAAGAGAAGAGTATAGATATGCTAAAAGATGGACAGTTGGAAAAGATTTTAGAAAATGAtttgataaatattattcattcTCTAGTcgaagaaaaaaataatataatacatgaaaataaaggagaatggaaagaaaaattggaaaaagaatttaaagaaaaattaaatgatcGTTTcaaacaaaaacaaaatgaaattcaaagaataaaagaaatacaggatgtattaatagaaaaaattcCACATATAATTGAAAAAGAATTCATAAATGAAACTTATGTATCATTCAAAGCTAAAGAAAGTACACTAAAGAATAAATTAGAAACAGATTTGATAACAAACATAAGTAACTTAATACATGAAAAGAATAACATCATACAAGAAAACGTAAGTACATGGAAAGAAAATTTAGAAAAACAATTtatgttaatattaaataatagattcattgaaaaagaaaaggaattacaaaagataaaagaaataactgatgaattaaatgaattaatCCCCCAAATGATTGAAACagaattaaaagaaaaaaatgcaGATATGTTAAAAGATACAAACCTGAAAAATACAATGGAAGACACtttgataaaaaaagtaGATACATTAATAGGAGAGAgcaatataataataaatgaaaataagGAACAATGGAAAAAACTATTGAAAGAAGAATTTAAACCTAAATTACATAGCGAGTTTGACAAAAAGGAAAAGGAATTACAAAGTATAAACgaaataaaacaaaaattaaataacGACATCCAGACCATAATTGAAGAAGAATTAAAGGACAAAGACGAAGAAACATTAAGAGTTAAGGAACAGgaacataaatataatattgaagCTAGTTTGAAAAAAACTATAGATGGCTTaacaaatgaaaataataatattatcgATAGAAATAAGAAAACATGGAAAACTAAACTGGAAGAAGAATATATAGATTTATTAAGAGAAAAATTTAGAGAACGattaaaacaaatattaatgaCACTAAAGGAGAAACgagaaaaagaagaagaaattaaaaGGCAAAAAGCAGAGGAAGAAAGGAAACAACAAGAATTAAAATTGAAACAAGAAAAAGAATTggaaagaaagaaaatcGAGTTAGCAGAAAGAGAACAACACATAAAAAGTAAACTAGAATCTGATATGgtgaaaataataaaggaTGAACtaacaaaagaaaaagatgaaataataaaaaacaaagaTATAAAACTCAGACATAGTTTGGAACAGAAATGGTTAAAAcatttacaaaatatattatcgTTAAAAATAGATAGtctattaaataaaaatgatgagGTCATTAAAGATAATGAGACACAGTTgaaaacaaatatattgaaCTCATTAAAAAATCAATTATATCTTAATTTGAACCGTGAACTtaatgaaattataaagGAATACGAAGAAAGCcagaaaaaaatattgcATTCAAAACAACGTGTTAACGATAGTTTAGAGCAAAAAACTGATAGACTCGTCGATATTAAACCTACACATCATGgtgatatatatactaaTAAACCTTCTGATAATGAAACTGAAATGCTGATAACATctaaagaaaaaaaagatgaaacAGAATCAACTCAAAGATCAGGAACAGATAATACTAATAGTTCGGAAAGTACTACTGGTGATAATACCCATGATCGAAAATTTTCTCGATCAAAGAATTTGAGTGTTTCTGTATACACAGCAGGAAGTATAGCTTTATGTGTGTTCTTATTTTCTAGTATAGTATTATTACTGATAAAGACTAACAATGGAGATAACAAATCTAATGAAATTAATGAAGCTTTTGAACCGAATGATGATTTTCTCTTTAAGGAGAAGGATGAAATCATTGAAATCACttttaatgataatgatagtacaatttaa